In Saccharicrinis fermentans DSM 9555 = JCM 21142, a genomic segment contains:
- the nusB gene encoding transcription antitermination factor NusB → MLNRRLLRVKVMQVLYAHYQHNETTIQNSEKELFHSISKSLDLYYLYILLLLEVRDYAIGRIEFGKNKKMASAEELNPNTRFVTNKVLSKFAESEDVRTFMDQKGNNWANYKEVVKSLYTEVINSQQYKDYMSNTESSFEIDKKFITKLLEKVIAYFEPLYPTFEEQSIYWNDEVEFVLSMVVKTVKSMEEDAPVKVMHEFKDEDDEAFVKQLFRKAAVNHNDYLELIKKHSKNWDVDRVAFMDIILMQIALAEMVEFPNIPIKVSMNEYIEIAKHYSTEKSGVFINGILDKAIIELTEAQKIKKVGRGLLDGAK, encoded by the coding sequence ATGTTAAATAGAAGACTACTTAGGGTGAAAGTGATGCAGGTTTTGTATGCACACTATCAACATAATGAAACCACCATCCAAAATTCTGAGAAAGAATTATTTCACAGTATTTCCAAATCTCTTGATCTATATTATTTGTACATTCTTCTTTTGTTAGAAGTGAGAGATTATGCCATAGGTCGCATAGAGTTTGGAAAAAATAAAAAAATGGCATCCGCAGAGGAACTGAATCCGAATACTAGATTTGTAACCAATAAGGTGCTTTCTAAATTTGCAGAAAGCGAAGATGTCCGCACATTTATGGATCAAAAAGGCAACAACTGGGCAAATTATAAGGAAGTTGTTAAGAGTCTGTATACCGAAGTGATCAATTCACAGCAGTATAAAGATTATATGTCGAATACCGAAAGTTCATTCGAGATAGATAAGAAATTCATAACAAAGTTATTGGAAAAGGTAATCGCTTATTTTGAACCCTTATATCCAACTTTTGAGGAACAAAGTATTTACTGGAACGATGAGGTGGAATTTGTGCTGAGCATGGTGGTGAAAACCGTAAAAAGCATGGAAGAGGATGCTCCAGTGAAGGTTATGCACGAATTCAAAGATGAGGATGATGAGGCCTTTGTAAAGCAGTTGTTTAGAAAGGCAGCGGTGAACCATAACGATTATCTGGAATTAATAAAAAAACACTCCAAAAATTGGGATGTGGATCGTGTTGCTTTCATGGACATCATATTAATGCAGATTGCATTGGCTGAGATGGTGGAATTTCCGAATATACCCATTAAAGTGTCCATGAATGAATATATCGAAATTGCTAAACACTATTCCACTGAAAAGAGTGGGGTTTTTATCAATGGAATATTAGATAAGGCCATCATTGAGCTTACGGAAGCACAAAAAATAAAAAAAGTAGGAAGAGGTTTGTTGGATGGGGCAAAATAA
- a CDS encoding DUF1573 domain-containing protein yields the protein MKNNTQVTFEKTSHVFGKVIGGETVGCYFGFTNTGKYPLLINKVDPGCGCTSVKYPQEPVLPGQKAEIEVRFDSSGFSGYQYKVIQVYANIEDKMKELVVSANVIN from the coding sequence GTGAAAAATAATACACAAGTTACTTTTGAAAAGACATCGCATGTTTTTGGCAAAGTAATTGGTGGAGAAACCGTGGGATGTTACTTTGGTTTTACCAATACAGGAAAGTATCCATTGCTTATAAATAAGGTGGATCCCGGTTGTGGATGTACAAGTGTTAAATATCCGCAAGAACCTGTGTTGCCAGGGCAAAAAGCAGAAATAGAGGTGAGGTTTGATTCCAGTGGTTTCTCCGGGTATCAATATAAAGTGATACAGGTGTATGCCAATATCGAAGATAAAATGAAAGAATTGGTTGTTTCGGCCAATGTTATAAATTAG
- the yajC gene encoding preprotein translocase subunit YajC produces MILQSIFLQAAPAGGQNMLTSILPFVLIIVVFYFFMIRPQMKRQKELKKYREELKKGDKVITTGGIYGKVSEIKEGYVNVEIANGVTVRIDKSAIIMDMSDAQAKR; encoded by the coding sequence ATGATCTTACAAAGTATTTTTTTACAAGCTGCCCCTGCCGGAGGGCAAAATATGTTAACATCTATCTTACCATTTGTTTTAATTATTGTGGTTTTTTATTTCTTTATGATACGTCCTCAAATGAAGCGTCAAAAAGAATTGAAAAAATACCGCGAAGAACTTAAAAAGGGGGATAAAGTAATAACTACTGGTGGAATCTATGGTAAAGTGTCCGAAATTAAAGAAGGATACGTGAATGTAGAAATCGCCAATGGGGTTACTGTTAGAATCGACAAGTCCGCTATTATTATGGATATGTCAGATGCGCAAGCAAAACGATAA
- a CDS encoding CdaR family protein: protein MMERLKSNIEKWFVATKETFRSFRQNRDLLAFLLFLILSTGLWFLNALRKEYTTTITYPVKYEEFPDDFILLGKPQNKLQLKIKSLGYSILPYHLGKILDPEPLDVSSFRRIKNGNKYGAYLSTKDLLNDFSDKLSNGVELMEIYPDTLFVFFEKKEKRKVPVMFDAKLSFEQQFYQSGLISLKPDSVEISGPASLVDSIGFVRTEYTSYVGLKDSLLRNVALEKIHNVELHPNRVVVNIPVEAFTEKSLTVPVDQLNIPDSLTLKSFPGDIHITFTVAASRFNDIKASDFSAVVDFNQSEGMRLPDRLKIKLLEKPEGVKNVTYSPLFVECLFEKSKKK, encoded by the coding sequence ATGATGGAACGTTTAAAAAGTAATATCGAAAAGTGGTTTGTCGCAACCAAAGAAACCTTTAGGTCGTTTAGGCAAAATCGTGACCTTTTAGCATTTCTTTTGTTTCTGATATTATCCACTGGTTTATGGTTTTTAAATGCTTTGCGCAAGGAGTATACCACCACTATTACATATCCTGTAAAATATGAGGAATTTCCGGATGACTTTATTTTATTGGGAAAGCCGCAAAATAAATTGCAATTAAAAATTAAGTCTTTGGGATATAGTATATTGCCTTATCATTTGGGTAAGATTCTTGATCCGGAACCCCTGGATGTTTCTTCGTTCCGAAGAATCAAGAATGGGAATAAGTATGGTGCTTATCTATCTACAAAAGATTTACTGAACGATTTTAGTGATAAGTTGTCTAATGGTGTTGAATTGATGGAGATATATCCAGATACTTTATTCGTGTTTTTTGAAAAGAAGGAAAAACGAAAGGTGCCTGTTATGTTTGATGCTAAACTGAGTTTTGAACAACAGTTTTACCAATCAGGCCTTATCTCTCTTAAACCTGATAGCGTTGAAATATCCGGTCCCGCTTCATTGGTCGATTCTATTGGTTTTGTTAGAACGGAGTATACCAGTTATGTGGGATTGAAGGACTCGTTGTTGCGTAATGTGGCACTGGAAAAAATACATAATGTGGAGCTTCATCCCAATAGGGTGGTTGTGAATATACCGGTGGAAGCTTTTACCGAAAAGAGTCTTACGGTTCCTGTTGACCAGTTAAATATACCAGATAGCTTAACCTTAAAGAGTTTTCCAGGTGATATTCATATCACCTTTACAGTGGCAGCTAGTCGCTTTAATGATATAAAAGCCTCGGATTTTTCTGCGGTGGTTGATTTTAACCAAAGTGAGGGTATGCGATTACCGGATAGGTTAAAGATAAAACTGTTGGAGAAACCTGAAGGGGTAAAGAATGTAACATATTCACCTCTGTTTGTGGAGTGTTTGTTTGAAAAGTCAAAAAAGAAATGA
- the coaE gene encoding dephospho-CoA kinase (Dephospho-CoA kinase (CoaE) performs the final step in coenzyme A biosynthesis.) encodes MIKVGITGGIGSGKTTVSHIFEALKVPVYCADMEARKLTDVHPDIVAGVKKLFGNDIYIDGRLDRKRVAALVFANKNLLSELNSIVHPLVKEHFNNWVKHCHAKCDYVLKEAAILFESGGNQQMDKVVTVTAPLELRIKRVMKRDGLTEKEVKDRILHQMPEQDKIRMSDYVIQCNDKDLVIPQVLQIHQLLLRQS; translated from the coding sequence ATGATTAAAGTCGGAATAACGGGTGGTATTGGTAGTGGAAAAACTACCGTAAGTCATATTTTTGAGGCTTTGAAAGTGCCTGTTTATTGTGCCGATATGGAAGCAAGAAAGTTAACCGATGTGCACCCGGATATAGTAGCTGGTGTGAAAAAACTATTTGGCAATGACATTTATATAGATGGTCGGCTGGATCGTAAAAGAGTGGCTGCCTTGGTATTTGCAAATAAGAATCTTTTGTCGGAACTGAATAGTATTGTGCACCCTCTTGTAAAAGAGCACTTCAACAACTGGGTGAAGCATTGTCATGCGAAATGTGATTATGTGTTAAAAGAAGCTGCCATATTGTTTGAGAGTGGTGGAAATCAACAAATGGATAAGGTTGTTACCGTCACAGCTCCACTGGAACTTAGAATAAAAAGGGTGATGAAACGGGATGGATTGACTGAGAAAGAAGTAAAAGATCGGATCCTTCATCAAATGCCTGAACAGGATAAAATCCGCATGTCTGATTATGTGATTCAGTGTAATGATAAGGATCTGGTGATTCCTCAGGTGCTTCAAATACATCAATTACTTTTGCGTCAATCATGA
- a CDS encoding TerB family tellurite resistance protein: protein MNIFKISGSSLLGAGLGWWFAGPVGAVLGFVLGSFAEGVSGELATENRTEGNPRDGFVASLLVLIAAVMKADGKIVKSELDFVKAYLRQAFNEEKASEALLMLREILERDIPLQQVCRQISANVDYNSKVQLVHMLFGVANADGAIPASEQDVIRLIASGLGLSTRDFESVMNMYVKSTESAYKILEVDPAASNDEIKKAYRKMAVKFHPDKVAHLGEEFQASANEKFQKVNEAFETIKKQRGFN, encoded by the coding sequence ATGAATATTTTTAAAATTTCAGGCTCTTCATTGTTAGGGGCAGGATTGGGTTGGTGGTTCGCCGGACCCGTAGGGGCTGTCTTGGGTTTTGTACTGGGCTCTTTTGCCGAAGGGGTATCTGGAGAATTGGCTACGGAAAATAGAACAGAAGGTAATCCTAGGGATGGATTTGTGGCGTCTTTGCTGGTGCTGATTGCAGCGGTAATGAAGGCTGATGGAAAGATTGTTAAGTCGGAATTGGATTTTGTTAAAGCATATTTGCGTCAGGCTTTTAACGAAGAAAAAGCTTCGGAAGCCTTATTGATGTTGAGGGAGATATTGGAACGTGATATTCCCTTGCAGCAGGTCTGTAGGCAGATTAGTGCAAATGTGGATTATAACTCCAAGGTGCAGCTTGTACATATGTTATTTGGCGTGGCCAATGCCGATGGTGCAATACCTGCCAGTGAGCAAGATGTTATTCGTTTGATAGCAAGCGGACTGGGACTTTCGACACGCGATTTTGAATCGGTCATGAATATGTACGTAAAAAGTACTGAGTCGGCCTATAAGATATTAGAAGTGGATCCAGCGGCTAGTAATGATGAAATAAAAAAAGCCTATCGAAAAATGGCCGTAAAGTTTCACCCTGATAAGGTAGCTCATCTGGGTGAGGAGTTTCAGGCTTCGGCCAATGAGAAGTTTCAGAAAGTGAATGAAGCTTTTGAAACCATTAAAAAACAAAGAGGCTTTAATTAG